The genomic region aggactggtggagtggcttaaaggccctgagttcaagccccagtactgcaaaaaaaaaaaaaaaaagaagaagaagaagaagaagaagaaagaaaggaaggaagaaaattcttAAAACCAATGAAACCCAGCATATTCATATGAATTCTTCACAGGCCAGCTCTGCTACGTCAGCATAAGCAAAAGCACATACACACGCTGGCGGAAGACAGTTAATATGGGGGACTTAACACTGGTAGCCCCCAAAAACTCTGTCCTCTTAATTTCCATGCCTGGGGTAATGCTATCATGCTGATCCTGGGGGTGGCTACCTGACTGACTTGGTCAGCAAAACATCAGCAAACAAGGTGCGTTCTCTCAGAATAATGTTTCTTGGAGCCTGTAGCCACCATATAAAAAGACCCTCCTGGGCCACACATAGTTTTGGTTCACTTCAGCAGGGCTATTAGACACACAAGCCAAGTAGTCTTGGATTCCTGCCCAGGAAAGCCACCGGCTCACTGCAGCTGTGTGAGTGACCGGAGAAAGACAGCAGCACTACCAGCTGAGCCCAGTCCAGATTGAAGAATCACAATTATGAGGTGAGCAgttaggcatggtgacacatgcctgtaatcccagctactcaggaggcagagatggagaggattttagtccaaggccagcctaggcaaaaagtgagatcccaaTTCAATCAACCAACTGGGAGTAGTGGCAcacgcctggaatcccagctatgcaggagtaGATGAGATTGCTGTCTgatgccagccccaggcaaaaagtgggagactctatctgagaaataactaaagcaaaaaagggcggggatatggctcaaatggtagagtgcctgcctaccaaatgtgaggccctgagttcaaatcccagtagtgccaaaaaaattttttttaatgtgagcgTTTGAAGCCTCGCATGTTGAGGTGCAGACTCTGGCACCAGCCCCAAAGCGTGCCTCTATATAGTTGAGAGGCTCTGAGTGGGGATTCTCTGGGGTGGGGCTCTGTGGGTGATCGATTGTGGTGGGCAAGTATGGGGAGAAGAGGACCTGTTGGGGGTCCTCTGCCTTGGCCTGAGTTTCTGCACTTGTGGACAAGTTCGTTAGGGTAGGGGAAGCTGGGAGAGAGACTGGGAAGGGAGGCCGGGCAAAAAAACCTGTGTTAGCAGCTGAGGACCCTCAGCGTCACTCTGTTGGCGTCTCTGGGAATGTGAGCAGAAACACACTTCCTAGTTATCCCAGGGGGGTGGGCACCTAGAGCACATCTGTTGAAGGCTGCTCGAGTGGGAAGAGAACGTTGACTCCTGGGGTTTTTTGAGGTGTTGGAGgtgggacccagggcctcatacagctgggcaagtgctctaccactgagccacacccagcccagTACAttccctggcttttttttttttatgttactgggatttgaactcagggcttcatgcttgctaggcaggtgctcgagccactctgccagccccttcctGGCTTTTAAGGCCGTTGTGTCTCACACAGGGCAGAGCAGCACCAGGGGTCTGAGCATGCAGCCACCTACAAGCCAGGGAAGTGCCCTCATGAGACTCTGGATGAGCCTCAGTCAACTCCTTCCCAGTCTCTAGAACACAGGAAGTAAACATGTGCAGGTGCCTGGCCTGCGGTCAGGCCGCCCACCGTGTGTGGACGGAGTGAGGGCTGACAGCACGCATCTGCTGCACGCCCCACCCATGCACAATCATCCAAACAGGACCCCCTCGGTGGGACACCGCACCCACTACCCCCCACCAACGCCCCAGAGATGAGACAAGAGTTGAGTTCAAACTGAGTTTAATGGAGAGGGTCAGGATGTTCGTATCACGCTAGGGAAGAGGTCTGCTTAAGGACACTGGGGTCTGGGACAATGACCCGCCAAGCTCTGGACGAGCAAGTGCAGGACTCAGAGGGTCCTTCCTCTGTCTCAAGGGTTGGAGCCTGAGGGGTGGGGGTCCAGGGGAGGGGGAGATGGCCATCGAGAGGCCTAAGTAGGGATAGACTCGGGACGCCCTGGATTTACATCCGGGCTCCTGGATGTGAAGGGCTGAGATAAGGGAGGATCCTGAAAGATCCTGCTAGGTAGAGGGTTAGAGGGTTCCGGGGTGTTTCACAGAAACAATCAAGGGGCCTCGATTTCATAGAATCATCCAGAAGGCCCCTTGTGAGGGAAGCGGGTATCATACCACCCCAAATATTGGGAACTGTTCACCCCCTGTAGCCATGTTGGGGTTTTAATGTAAGACCCCAATGGCAGGGCATTCCACATACGTCATGACACATCTGCAACACAGGCATACGCTGGCTGTCCCACAGGACGGTGGGGACTGGAAAATCAGTCCAGGTTCTGGGTTTGCGTCCTAAGAGGACAAGCCTGGGGGGCCACACGGCTCCTCTTCAACAGCTGCCGGAGCTGAGGACAAGCAAGGCCATGagaagtgtgggggagggggaggggcaggggcacCCTGTGGACTCAGCGACTGGGAGAAGCCAGGTGGGGATGCTTGGGCAGGAAGGTCAAATTCAAGATGGGGGGCCTGGTGGCAAAGGTCTGGGTTCAGATATTGGGAAAGGGTTCACACCAGATTGGAAGGCAGGAAAAGGGGCTCCCGGCTTGGAGATCACACTGGATGAGAGTCAAAGCATAGAGCAAGGATGAGAAGTCAGGTTTGAGGTCAAGACTGAGTTCAGAGGTCCCACTTTGGGATTAAAAGTCACACTTTGAGATCAAGATTTAGGGTTgggagctgggtaccagtggttcacacctgtaatcctagctactcaggaggcagaaatcaggaggatcaggttcgaagctaagaccttatctcaaaaaaatccatcacaaaaatgggttggtggagtggctcaaggtgtgggccctgagttcaaatttcagtaccgtaaaaaaaaaaccaaaaaaaacccaaaccaaaaagaCTCAGGGTTGGGAGTCCAGGTTATACTCAGAGGTCAGGGCTGGAGTTGATGTCAGGAAGAGTCACCATGTTGAGGGACAGGTCAGACACTGAAGTCAGAGGTCACATTGGGAAGATAAGGTTGAGGTTCCAAGATTAGATGTCACTCTCTAAAGTCGGGACTGGGTGGGGTCAGGGGTTCCTCCTTCCCCACAGCTCACATGGGGTGCAGTGCTTACCCCCTCAGGGCCCGGCCCGGGCCTCAGCAGGTGAACAGGCTGCTCGTTCTCTAGGTTGCGGAGTGTTGGGTCCGCGCCTGCTGCCAGCAGGTGCCGCACGATGGCCTCCTGGGGTGGCCCAGGGGGCAGGGCGGCCGCCATGTGGAGGGCTGTATTCCCATGGGCCTGGAACAGTGATGGAGGCTGATAAGGATCCACTCTCTGCTGCCCGGGCCTCCTAAACTGCATCCATGTCCTGCCACACCATGTCCCACACACCCCTCTGCGTGTACATCCTTCTCATGTCCACCGCCCACAGGACCCCAATGCCCACCTTCATGTTGACAAAGGCCCCCAGGTCTCCCTGCGGTAGTGACAGCAGCAACTGAACCAGGGTTGGGTTGGCAGCCTGCACAGCCAAATGCAGAACTGTCTTGTTGCTCTTGATCTCCTGTGGGGAAGGGAGCGGCAGAGGTGAGGCAGGTTCTCCCCCCAGAGCCCCTCCTAAGGACCCAGAGGCCCTGTACAGTTGTACATGTGGTGTACTGCACCTGCACATATCATAGAACTGTACATTTGTAATTTTCCTTCTCCAGGGTCTTGGAGAAAGTCTCCTTTTCCAGGCCCTCAAAGAGGCAATCTGGGTGAGAATTTGCCCTGATCACTCCAAATTCTATCTAACACATTAAAATGCACCCGGACTCTAGCTTATCAACCAGGACTGGGGTTGGGTGGTGTTAATCAGTAGACTGACTAAACCTGACTCCACTGCAATTTTGAGCTGTTTTCTTCATAACTgagaaaaaataagacattttctaaaatgaaacttTAGTCTAAGCCTTCAAGGAATTAATATTCATTCTAGTGAACATTAAAATTGTTATGTGCTTGTACAGGGAAAACAATCTTGTTCACGCACTAGATAAATTATGAAGGGGAAACAGAGGTAGAAGGAAAAGATCTAGATTAAGGGtagctttaaaaaaagatatcacTGTTTTAATACGCAGGTTGCATTTGGAtccagatttttttaatttaaaaaaagtcattttagaGTCAAAGGGAAAGTCGAGCATAGTCAGGATATCTCAGATAATGAGACATTAATTATTTTAAGGTGAAATAATGGTATTGAGGGcaaaagaattatatatatatgtgtgtgtatatatttatatatatatgtatttttttttttttttttgcaatattggggtttgaactcagggctttgcagttgcttggcaggcgttctactgcttgagccactcctccagccctttttgctttggttattttggaaatagggtctcactttttgcccaggctggtctgaactTTGCTCCTGCTTTCTAGTTTCCACTGTGgctaagatgacaggtgtgtgctaccatgcccagatttgtttttgttttttttgctaagatggggtcttgcaaacatttgcaGGACTGGCCtgcaactatgatcctcctgatctgagtcTCCCACAAAGCTTGGGATGACAGTcacatgtcaccacacccagctaaaaaattatcttttaaagacTCAGAGATactgggtgtagctcaggggtagaatggatgaagccccgagttccatccccagcacccccccaaaaaaaagaatgacaatatTTATGGAAATAACTATATGcttaaaatttacttaaaaataacagaatggagaatggtggcacatgcctgtgacaCAGCACGTGGGAATCTGAGGCAGGAAAGTTGCAGGTTTgtggacagcctgggctatacagaaaACTCCTGGCtcacaacaaagaaataaataacacaggacaggagagcacttgcctagcatgtggaaagtccctgggttcaattccagcaccaccaaaaatagaaggaaagcagGAGAATGGATAGGCAAAGACTGGCTGCTTATTGGTGTTGGGTGTGTAGAAGTCTTTataatattctttgttctttatcTATGTGCAAAACtcttgaacaacaacaacaaaaacgagTGCTATTTAATTCTCTCAGCTAACTTGTAAAGAAGCCACTGTCATGGGAAAGGaggataaatatataattaattaagaGCCAGGGTCTACAATCAGACTCCCTGGGTTCTAATGCCCTGTCTGACACAGAAGTGATTTCTGATAGCCCtcccctcagtttccttatcagtaCAACAAAGAAAGTACAATAGTCCACGCCTCAAAGGGTGTTTGGGTGAATCCAAAAAATTAATCCATAAAACCCAGTGCTTGATAACTCTAAGGCCACTCATATTACTGGAAGTTGAAGTCTAGGGCACAGAGAGGTGAAGCGATGTGCCTGAAATCACACAGCTTGGTAGAGGCAAAGCCAGCATTTGTTGAATGCCCCTGGATACCCAGGTGGCTCTGTCTCCCACACCCTCCTCTGGGCCAGGCACTCCCAGCCCAGCTCACCTGGCTGGTATGATCGGCACCTACGTGCAGCAGCATCTGAACACAAGACAGCCTGTCTCGGGCTTGGGCACTCAGCACCCGAGGACAGAAGCCGGGTGAGCACATGGCAGTGGTGAGGGCCAGGACGGCTGTGTGAAGGGGAGTGAGGCCTGCAGAGGGGAGACGGTGAGGGACTGATTTGTACCTGGGGTGCCCACCCCTCCCAGCCTGCTTGCCACACCACCCTGCCTGCCCAGCTTACCCTCAAAGTCTCTGGCTTCCAGGTCGACCTGAACACCTGTCTTAAACACCGCCTGGGAGGAGAAGAGAGTGATGAGAGGTATCCCTGGACCTTGTAGCCCTGGAAGACAGGATCGGGGCAACTGGTCCACCCCAGACCGCCAACCTGTCCCCTGGTCATACCGAAAGGACTCCTGGGAGTCCATAGGTGGCAGCAACATGCAAGACAGAACGGCCCTGATGGTCGGTGGCATTGGGCCCAGCTCCCAGATTCAGCAGGTCCTCCACAATCAGGGGCTGGTTGGCAGCTGCAGCCA from Castor canadensis chromosome 16, mCasCan1.hap1v2, whole genome shotgun sequence harbors:
- the Nfkbid gene encoding NF-kappa-B inhibitor delta isoform X3, giving the protein MEDPLDTRLYAEPSGPQTGSWRVSGLPSGPPQLPPPTGPSLDTARAHMLALGPQQLLAQDEEGDTLLHLFAARGLRWAAYAAAEMLQVYTHLDIREHKGKTPLLVAAAANQPLIVEDLLNLGAGPNATDHQGRSVLHVAATYGLPGVLSAVFKTGVQVDLEARDFEGLTPLHTAVLALTTAMCSPGFCPRVLSAQARDRLSCVQMLLHVGADHTSQEIKSNKTVLHLAVQAANPTLVQLLLSLPQGDLGAFVNMKAHGNTALHMAAALPPGPPQEAIVRHLLAAGADPTLRNLENEQPVHLLRPGPGPEGLRQLLKRSRVAPQACPLRTQTQNLD